A genomic stretch from Embleya scabrispora includes:
- a CDS encoding tellurite resistance/C4-dicarboxylate transporter family protein translates to MGAADGLGWGRVRAGRAAVPGSGRVSSERRWVAVPPAFGSVVMATGIVSIALFAAGFRTLSALFMWLDVGVWVLLAAAFGTRALGDPQGWRAAAATPPALTAIAATTVLGTRLVLFGWTGTACVLLALAVVVWPVLLVDVVTHMGHRMPGAVFLVCVATQGLGVLAGQLALVGEGDWLAWAALVVYGLGLALYALACTRFDFRQVLTGAGDHWVAGGALAISAVAGSKLVASPVWTGLAHDTLRTLTLAVLGLALAWYAVLAVGELVRPRPRYDTRRWATVFPLGMTAAACLLLSTAAHVSWLDPLGRVLLWIAVAAWTLTGIGLLRSLAGRGALG, encoded by the coding sequence ATGGGCGCGGCGGATGGGCTGGGGTGGGGTCGAGTGCGGGCAGGGCGTGCGGCGGTTCCGGGATCGGGCCGGGTGTCGTCGGAGCGGCGGTGGGTTGCCGTTCCGCCCGCGTTCGGGTCGGTGGTGATGGCCACGGGCATCGTGTCGATCGCGCTGTTCGCCGCCGGATTCCGCACGCTGTCGGCATTGTTCATGTGGCTCGACGTCGGTGTGTGGGTGCTGCTCGCGGCGGCCTTCGGCACCCGTGCGCTCGGTGACCCGCAGGGCTGGAGGGCCGCCGCCGCCACGCCGCCGGCGCTGACCGCCATCGCCGCGACGACCGTTCTCGGTACCCGGCTCGTGCTTTTCGGGTGGACGGGTACCGCCTGTGTGCTCCTGGCGCTGGCCGTGGTCGTCTGGCCGGTTCTGCTCGTCGACGTCGTCACCCACATGGGGCATCGCATGCCGGGCGCGGTCTTTCTCGTCTGTGTCGCCACCCAGGGTCTCGGCGTCCTGGCCGGCCAACTCGCCCTCGTGGGGGAGGGCGACTGGCTCGCGTGGGCGGCGCTCGTGGTGTACGGGCTCGGGTTGGCGCTGTACGCCCTCGCCTGCACGCGCTTCGACTTCCGGCAGGTGCTCACCGGCGCGGGGGATCACTGGGTCGCGGGCGGTGCCCTGGCCATCTCCGCCGTGGCCGGATCGAAACTGGTCGCCTCACCCGTGTGGACCGGGCTCGCGCACGACACGCTGCGTACGCTCACGCTGGCCGTCCTCGGCCTGGCCCTCGCCTGGTACGCGGTACTCGCGGTGGGCGAACTCGTGCGTCCACGCCCGCGTTACGACACGCGCCGCTGGGCCACCGTCTTCCCCCTGGGCATGACCGCGGCGGCCTGCCTGCTCCTGTCCACCGCCGCGCACGTGTCGTGGCTGGACCCGCTGGGCCGGGTCCTGCTGTGGATCGCGGTGGCGGCGTGGACGCTGACCGGTATCGGGCTCCTGCGTTCCCTGGCCGGCCGCGGCGCCCTCGGGTAG
- the fdh gene encoding formate dehydrogenase codes for MPRIRQGVDVDPRTWWRDWPVRRQFAGADRLGRGAAARSAATAGLRPRIADADRVARSVCPYCAVGCGQQVYVKDERVVQVEGDPDSPVSRGRLCPKGSATLQLTTGSARRDRVLYRAPYASDWGELDLDTAMRMVAERVVRTRRETWQWEHEGMRVARTLGIASLGGATLDNEENYLIKKLFTGLGMVQVENQARVCHSSTVAGLGTTFGRGGATMFMQDLQHSDCIVIQGSNYAEAHPVGFQWVMEAKKRGATVIHIDPRFTRTSALADLHVPIRAGSDIAFLGGVINHVLTEGKDFREFVLAYTNAATLVREDFRDTEDLGGVFSGLDAEHRHYDQTSWAYEGGSVQPAVGDRDARYDERVGEVRESVAEAGRGESHGSGGAQMHADGPRDETLTHPRCVYQILKRHFARYTPEFVERTCGVSREAFATVCRALTENSGRERTSAFVYAVGWTQHSVGAQYIRTASILQLLLGNVGRPGGGIQALRGHASIQGSSDIPTLFDLLPGYLPMPHAHVDDDLDAYIETMVADKGYWADMRKYTVSLLKAYYGDAATADNDFCFGHLPRLTGSHSTYDTVMAQLDGICKGFFLMGENPAVGSANARMQRLGMAELDWLVVRDFSLIESATWWKDGPEIETGELRTEEIGTEVFFFPAAAHTEKSGSFTNTNRWLQWHHQAVEPRGDARSDLWFTYHLGRLIRAELADSVDPMDRAVLDLTWDYPTEGRYDDPSAEAVLAEINGFGPKGEHLSAYTELADDGSTSCGCWIYCGVYADGVNQAARRRPHTEQDWLAAEWAWAWPANRRILYNRASADPEGRPWSERKALLWWDADAGRWTGPDVPDFPPDRAPDYRPPEGARGVEALAGDDPFIMQSDGKGWLYAPGGLVDGPLPTHYEPQDSPFTNPLHPEHSRNPVRQVFSRRHNRSHPSGDEPGSEVFPYVVTTHRLTEHFTAGGMSRWVPYLAELQPEFFCEVSPELAAERGLEHMGWATIVTARTAIEARVMITRRMRPLTVDGRTLHQIGLPFHWGPNGMSRGDAANELASITLDPNVHIQEVKAMSADIRPGRRPRGPELLRFVADYRHRAGITEQTGTEV; via the coding sequence ATGCCCCGGATCCGGCAAGGAGTTGACGTGGACCCACGCACGTGGTGGCGCGACTGGCCCGTGCGGCGCCAATTCGCCGGAGCCGATCGGCTCGGCCGCGGCGCCGCGGCGCGTTCGGCCGCGACCGCCGGGTTGCGGCCGCGGATCGCCGACGCGGACCGGGTGGCGCGTTCGGTGTGCCCGTACTGCGCGGTGGGCTGCGGACAGCAGGTCTACGTCAAGGACGAACGAGTGGTCCAGGTCGAGGGCGACCCGGACTCGCCGGTCAGCCGGGGCCGGTTGTGTCCCAAGGGCTCGGCCACGCTTCAGTTGACCACGGGCTCGGCCCGCCGCGACCGGGTCCTGTACCGGGCGCCGTACGCGAGCGACTGGGGCGAACTCGACCTGGACACCGCGATGCGCATGGTCGCCGAACGGGTCGTGCGCACCCGGCGCGAGACCTGGCAGTGGGAACACGAGGGGATGCGTGTGGCCCGCACGCTCGGCATCGCCAGTCTGGGCGGGGCGACGCTGGACAACGAGGAGAACTACCTGATCAAGAAGCTGTTCACGGGCCTGGGCATGGTGCAGGTGGAGAACCAGGCCCGGGTCTGTCACAGCTCGACGGTCGCCGGTCTGGGGACCACGTTCGGCCGCGGCGGCGCGACGATGTTCATGCAGGATCTCCAGCACTCCGACTGCATCGTGATCCAGGGCTCGAACTACGCCGAGGCCCACCCGGTGGGTTTCCAGTGGGTGATGGAGGCCAAGAAGCGCGGCGCGACGGTGATCCACATCGATCCCCGGTTCACCCGCACCAGTGCGCTCGCCGACCTGCACGTACCGATCCGGGCGGGCTCCGACATCGCGTTCCTGGGCGGCGTGATCAATCACGTGCTCACCGAGGGCAAGGACTTCCGCGAGTTCGTGCTCGCGTACACCAACGCCGCCACACTGGTGCGCGAGGATTTCCGGGACACCGAGGACCTGGGCGGCGTGTTCTCCGGCCTCGACGCCGAGCATCGGCACTACGACCAGACGTCGTGGGCCTACGAAGGCGGTTCGGTCCAGCCGGCCGTGGGCGACCGCGACGCGCGCTACGACGAACGGGTGGGCGAGGTACGCGAGTCGGTCGCGGAGGCCGGTCGCGGCGAGTCACACGGTTCGGGCGGCGCACAGATGCACGCGGACGGGCCGCGCGACGAGACGCTGACCCACCCGCGCTGCGTGTACCAGATCCTGAAGCGCCATTTCGCGCGCTACACCCCCGAGTTCGTCGAACGCACCTGCGGCGTGTCGCGGGAGGCGTTCGCGACGGTGTGTCGCGCGCTGACCGAGAACTCGGGTCGGGAGCGCACCTCGGCCTTCGTCTACGCGGTGGGCTGGACGCAGCACTCGGTGGGCGCGCAGTACATCCGCACCGCGTCGATCCTGCAACTGTTGCTGGGCAACGTGGGTCGGCCCGGCGGCGGCATCCAGGCCCTGCGCGGGCATGCGAGCATCCAGGGATCCAGCGACATTCCGACCCTGTTCGATCTGCTCCCCGGCTACCTGCCGATGCCGCACGCGCACGTCGACGACGACCTGGACGCCTACATCGAGACCATGGTGGCCGACAAGGGCTACTGGGCCGACATGCGCAAGTACACGGTGAGTCTGCTCAAGGCGTACTACGGCGACGCGGCGACCGCCGACAACGACTTCTGTTTCGGGCATCTGCCGCGCCTGACCGGATCGCACAGCACCTATGACACGGTGATGGCGCAACTGGACGGGATCTGCAAGGGCTTCTTCCTGATGGGCGAGAACCCGGCGGTCGGCTCGGCGAACGCGCGCATGCAGCGGTTGGGCATGGCCGAGTTGGACTGGCTGGTGGTGCGCGACTTCTCGCTGATCGAGTCGGCCACGTGGTGGAAGGACGGCCCGGAGATCGAGACGGGCGAGTTGCGCACCGAGGAGATCGGCACCGAGGTGTTCTTCTTCCCGGCCGCGGCGCACACCGAGAAGTCCGGCTCGTTCACCAATACCAACCGCTGGTTGCAATGGCACCACCAGGCGGTCGAACCGCGCGGCGACGCACGCAGCGACCTGTGGTTCACCTATCACCTGGGCCGGCTGATCCGCGCCGAACTCGCGGACTCCGTCGACCCGATGGACCGCGCGGTGCTCGATCTGACCTGGGACTACCCGACCGAGGGGCGTTACGACGACCCGAGCGCGGAGGCCGTGCTCGCGGAGATCAACGGCTTCGGGCCGAAGGGTGAACACCTCTCGGCCTACACCGAGTTGGCCGACGACGGGTCCACCTCGTGCGGGTGCTGGATCTACTGCGGCGTATACGCCGACGGCGTCAATCAGGCAGCGCGGCGCCGGCCGCACACCGAACAGGACTGGCTCGCGGCCGAGTGGGCCTGGGCGTGGCCGGCGAATCGGCGCATCCTGTACAACCGCGCCTCCGCCGACCCGGAGGGTCGGCCGTGGAGCGAACGCAAGGCGCTGCTGTGGTGGGACGCGGACGCGGGGAGGTGGACCGGGCCCGACGTCCCGGACTTCCCACCGGACCGGGCCCCCGACTATCGCCCTCCCGAAGGGGCGCGCGGCGTCGAGGCGTTGGCGGGCGACGACCCTTTCATCATGCAGTCGGACGGCAAGGGCTGGTTGTACGCGCCGGGCGGGCTGGTGGACGGCCCGCTGCCCACGCACTACGAGCCGCAGGACTCGCCGTTCACCAATCCGCTGCACCCGGAGCACTCGCGCAACCCGGTCCGGCAGGTGTTCAGCCGGCGGCACAACCGTTCGCATCCCAGCGGGGACGAGCCGGGCAGCGAGGTGTTTCCGTACGTGGTGACCACGCACCGGCTCACCGAGCACTTCACCGCCGGCGGGATGAGCCGCTGGGTGCCGTATCTGGCCGAACTGCAACCGGAGTTCTTCTGCGAGGTCTCCCCCGAACTGGCGGCCGAACGCGGACTCGAACACATGGGATGGGCGACGATCGTGACCGCGCGCACCGCCATCGAGGCCCGGGTGATGATCACGCGCCGCATGCGTCCGCTGACCGTGGACGGGCGCACGCTGCACCAGATCGGGCTGCCGTTCCACTGGGGTCCCAACGGAATGAGTCGGGGCGACGCGGCCAACGAACTGGCGTCGATCACGCTCGATCCCAACGTGCACATCCAGGAGGTCAAGGCGATGAGCGCGGACATCCGACCGGGTCGACGCCCGCGCGGGCCGGAGCTGTTGCGGTTCGTCGCCGACTACCGGCATCGGGCGGGGATCACCGAGCAGACCGGGACGGAGGTCTGA
- a CDS encoding 4Fe-4S dicluster domain-containing protein, with protein MAQFIGGIGHGPGDPAGAAGWGDEHPPRMGFFTDTSVCIGCKACEVACKEWNAVPQDGLALTGMSYDNSEGLGANRWRHVAFIEQERPVAVGADGNVGSESGSSSSSSSGLGSGSGSGDSMRWLMSSDVCKHCTHAACLDVCPTGALFRTEFGTVVVQQDICNGCGYCVPACPYGVIDQRPEDGRVFKCTMCYDRLGVGAEPACAKACPTESIRFGPLDELRAAAETRVRDLHADGVPEARLYGHDPEDGVGGDGAFFLLLDEPEVYGLPPDPVVTTRDLPAMWRHAGAAALTLAAGVALAFGSRGGRR; from the coding sequence ATGGCACAGTTCATCGGCGGGATCGGACACGGACCGGGCGACCCGGCGGGCGCGGCCGGATGGGGGGACGAACACCCGCCGCGGATGGGCTTCTTCACCGACACGTCGGTGTGCATCGGGTGCAAGGCGTGCGAGGTGGCGTGCAAGGAGTGGAACGCCGTGCCGCAGGACGGCCTCGCGTTGACCGGGATGTCCTACGACAACAGCGAGGGGCTGGGCGCGAACAGGTGGCGCCACGTCGCGTTCATCGAACAGGAACGACCGGTGGCGGTCGGGGCCGACGGGAATGTGGGGTCGGAGTCGGGTTCGAGTTCGAGTTCGAGTTCGGGCTTGGGCTCGGGCTCGGGCTCGGGTGATTCGATGCGCTGGTTGATGTCCTCCGACGTGTGCAAGCACTGTACGCACGCCGCGTGCCTGGACGTGTGCCCGACCGGCGCGTTGTTCCGCACCGAGTTCGGCACGGTCGTGGTGCAGCAGGACATCTGCAACGGTTGCGGCTACTGCGTACCCGCCTGCCCGTACGGGGTGATCGACCAACGGCCCGAGGACGGGCGGGTGTTCAAGTGCACCATGTGCTACGACCGGCTGGGCGTGGGGGCCGAGCCGGCGTGTGCGAAGGCGTGTCCGACCGAGTCGATCCGCTTCGGCCCACTGGACGAGTTGCGCGCGGCGGCCGAGACGCGGGTGCGCGATCTGCATGCCGACGGTGTCCCGGAGGCCCGGTTGTACGGGCACGATCCCGAGGACGGCGTGGGCGGCGACGGGGCGTTCTTCCTGCTGCTTGACGAGCCCGAGGTCTACGGGCTGCCGCCGGATCCGGTGGTCACCACGCGTGACCTGCCGGCGATGTGGCGGCACGCGGGTGCGGCGGCGCTCACGCTCGCGGCCGGGGTCGCGCTCGCCTTCGGGTCCCGGGGAGGACGGCGATGA
- a CDS encoding DUF1707 SHOCT-like domain-containing protein, with translation MTYDVDVAVREEDRDAAADLLAEHYALGTLDKETLEARLSDVLGAATLRQLSAATADLPTPRPTPTPPTWTTRRRHERPGHSTSRHRGSRKYALAALLVVALCLVVEDPTARILVAILAATALTRKLHHHRRT, from the coding sequence ATGACGTACGACGTCGACGTCGCGGTCCGCGAGGAGGACCGCGACGCCGCGGCGGACCTCCTCGCCGAGCACTACGCCCTCGGCACGCTGGACAAGGAGACCCTGGAGGCCCGACTGAGCGACGTGCTGGGCGCCGCGACGCTCCGCCAACTGTCCGCGGCGACAGCCGACTTGCCCACACCCCGGCCAACCCCCACCCCGCCGACCTGGACCACCCGACGGCGGCACGAACGCCCGGGCCACTCCACCTCCCGGCATCGAGGCAGCCGCAAATACGCCCTCGCCGCCCTGCTGGTCGTGGCACTGTGCCTGGTCGTCGAAGACCCCACGGCCCGAATCCTCGTCGCGATCCTCGCGGCGACAGCCCTCACCCGAAAACTGCACCACCACCGAAGGACCTGA
- the nrfD gene encoding NrfD/PsrC family molybdoenzyme membrane anchor subunit, protein MTRGEARMVPKVETTSYYGRPIIKAPVWAATDIAGYVFLGGLAGASSLLAAGAEATGRPALARTGKVAALGGISLSVVALVHDLGRPERFVNMLRVFKPTSPMNMGSWLLAAYGPAAGVAAATDVSGRLPGLGRAATAGAALLGPAVATYTAVLFADTAVPAWHEGYRELPFLFAGSAAGAASGLALLTVPPHQAGPARRTAIGGALLDLLAARRMRARMGVVAETYRTGRAGRLTRAAEALTVTGAVGAALSGVLRGAPTTRRVTAAVAGTALLAGSVCTRFGVFAAGMASAEDPKYTVIPQRERRAARQ, encoded by the coding sequence ATGACGCGCGGCGAGGCGCGGATGGTGCCGAAGGTCGAGACCACGTCGTATTACGGCCGGCCGATCATCAAGGCTCCGGTGTGGGCGGCGACCGACATCGCCGGCTACGTCTTCCTGGGCGGCCTGGCCGGCGCGTCCTCGCTGCTCGCGGCGGGCGCGGAGGCGACGGGGCGGCCGGCGCTGGCGCGGACCGGCAAGGTGGCGGCGCTGGGCGGGATTTCGTTGTCCGTCGTCGCGCTCGTGCACGACCTGGGCCGGCCGGAGCGCTTCGTCAACATGCTGCGCGTGTTCAAGCCGACCTCGCCGATGAACATGGGCTCGTGGTTGCTCGCGGCGTACGGACCGGCCGCGGGCGTCGCGGCGGCCACCGACGTGAGCGGCCGGCTGCCCGGGCTCGGCCGGGCCGCGACGGCGGGCGCCGCCCTGCTCGGCCCGGCCGTGGCCACCTACACCGCGGTCCTGTTCGCCGACACGGCCGTACCGGCCTGGCACGAGGGTTACCGCGAACTGCCCTTCCTCTTCGCCGGATCGGCCGCCGGCGCGGCATCCGGCCTGGCCCTGCTCACGGTCCCGCCCCACCAGGCCGGTCCCGCCCGCCGCACCGCGATCGGCGGCGCGCTCCTCGACCTGCTCGCCGCCCGCCGCATGCGCGCCCGCATGGGCGTCGTCGCCGAGACCTACCGCACCGGCAGGGCCGGCCGGCTGACCCGCGCCGCCGAAGCCCTCACCGTCACCGGGGCCGTGGGCGCGGCCCTGTCCGGGGTGCTCCGCGGCGCGCCCACCACCCGCCGCGTCACCGCCGCCGTCGCCGGCACCGCCCTGCTCGCGGGCTCGGTGTGCACCCGCTTCGGGGTGTTCGCCGCGGGCATGGCCTCGGCGGAGGATCCGAAGTACACGGTGATCCCCCAGCGCGAACGCCGCGCCGCCCGGCAGTGA
- a CDS encoding DUF5670 family protein → MIPLLVVLLLALILFGAGFALKALWWIAVIVLVVWALGFVFRSAGTGGRRGRWYRW, encoded by the coding sequence ATGATTCCCCTTTTGGTAGTCCTGCTTCTCGCGCTGATCCTTTTCGGCGCAGGTTTCGCACTGAAGGCTCTGTGGTGGATAGCCGTGATCGTCCTGGTCGTCTGGGCCCTCGGCTTCGTCTTCCGCTCGGCGGGCACCGGCGGTAGGCGGGGGCGCTGGTATCGCTGGTAG